The genomic stretch CAATTCAAAAACACGTTCAACAAAGCTGGTAAATTACAAGGTAAACATGGTGAGAACTTCATGATCTTACTAGAACAACGCCTTGATAACATCGTTTACCGTCTTGGTCTTGCTCGCACTCGTCGTGCAGCTCGTCAACTCGTAAACCATGGCCACATCACTGTAGATGGCAAACGCGTAGATATCCCTTCTTACCAAGTATCTGTTGGTCAAGTGATCTCTGTTCGTGAAAAATCTGCTAAAAACTCTGCAATCGCTGAAAGCTTAGAAGTTTCAAGCTTCGTGCCTGAATACGTAACTTTCGATGCAGAAAAACTAACTGGTTCTCTTAACCGTCTACCAGAACGTTCTGAACTTGCTGCTGAAATCAACGAAGCATTTATCGTAGAATTCTACAGCCGTTAATTAGAACTAAAAGCCTTACAATGCATGACTTCGGTTGTGTTTGTAAGGTTTTTTTATGCACAAAAAAGCACTCGTCTTTAAAAACGAGTGCTTTCCCTATTATTTATAAGAAACTAAGAAGTATTTTTTCTTCCCGCGTCTCACAATTGTAAATTTATTTTCAATCCGGTCACTTGCATCCATGATTTTTTCTAAATCTTGCTGACGTTCCCCATTAATGTAAATAGCTCCATTTGCAACATCTTCACGCGCTTGACGTTTGGAAGGTTCGATACCAAGTGTTACTAACCAATCTACCAAGTTTGCTTCCGTATCTTCTGCAACAAATGTCGGAACGTCTTTGAAGCCTTGTTCAATTTCATCCGCAGTCAGCGCTTTTACATCACCACTAAATAGTGCTTTTGAAATTTTAAGTGCTTGTTCCAACGCTTCTTCACTATGCACAAATTTGGTCATTTCTGCCGCTAACGTTTTTTGTGCAGCTCGTAAATGCGGTTCTGTTTCTACTTGTTTTGCTAACTCATCAATTTCTGCTTCTGTTAGGAATGTAAAGTACTTCAGGTATTTCACAACATCACGATCATCTGTGTTAATCCAGAATTGATAAAACTCATATGGCGTTGTTTTTTCTGGATTTAACCAAATTGCCCCGCCTTCTGATTTCCCAAATTTCGTTCCATCAGCTTTTGTTAAAAGAGGAATTGTTAAACCGAAAGCTTTGGCATTTTCGCCTTGTTTTTTACGAATCAAATCAAGTCCAGCAGTAATATTCCCCCACTGGTCACTACCACCAATTTGCAAACGGCAATCATTAAATTCATATAAGTGATTAAAGTCCATCGCTTGTAAAATTTGGTAAGCGAACTCCGTGAATGAAATCCCTACTTCTAAACGACTAGCAACGATATCTTTTGAAAGCATCGTGTTCACGTTGAATTCTTTTCCATAGTCACGCAAGAAATCAAGGATACTCACATCTTTTGTCCAATCATAGTTGTTCACCATGCTCGCCGCAGAATTACCTTCAAAATCAAAAATCTTTCCAAGTTGCACGCGCAAACTTTCCACATTTTTACTAATTTGTTCCATTGATTGTAACTTACGCTCTTCCTTTTTACCACTCGGATCGCCAATAGTTCCTGTCGCTCCACCAACTAAAATAATCGGACGGTGCCCAGCGTTTTGGAAACGGCGTAAAATCATGAATGGAATTAAATGACCAATATGCATCGAGTCTCCAGATGGATCAATCCCGCAGTACAAAGAAATCTGTTTTTCTTCTACCCATTTGCGTAATCCTTCTTCATCTGTTTGCTGGTAAATAGCTCCGCGCCACTCTAATTCATCAATAATATTCATTTTCATCATTCTCCTTTTATTTTTGGACATAAAAAACGCCCCTCCGCTAAACAGTTTAGCGAAGGGACGTATTAATTAACGTGGTACCACCCTACTTTTAGGAATAAATCCTACTTCAAAAAATAACGGCTCAACACCGGCTGCGCCATTATCCTGCGCAGCGTGACTCCGGGATGTAATTCGTCTACTTACCTCTACTAGTTTCCACCAACCACTAGCTCTCTAGGAATAAGAATAAGCAACTACTTCGTCCGTTCATAGTCATTTTCGTTATGAAAAGTATACATACATTTATAACATACCGTTAAAAATGCTGTCAACTTATTTTTTTTCTTTAGTCGTACCACGTAGTTTTTCACTATGTGGTAAGATAACTGTTTTTTCATCTACTTCTTCACTCGTCATCAACTTTGTTAGTAGACGCATAGCCACGGCGCCGATATCGTATAAAGGTTGTACGATTGTCGAAAGTTGCGGGCGTGACATTAATGTTAATTTCGTATTGTTGCTTGTCATTACTTCTAAGTCTTCTGGGACTTTGATTCCAGCATCAAGCGCGGCATTCAAAATACCAATAGCTAGTTCATCATCTGCAACTACCACTGCATTTGGTTTTTTAGACAAGGCACTTAATTCTGCCCAAACTTTTACACCTGCATTGTAGTTATATTTCGCTTCAATAATGTAGTCTTCTTGATAAGAAATTCCAGCTTCTTCTAATGCTTCTTTGTAACCAGCTAATTTCATTTCGCGATTGACCGGCTCGTTTAGAGAACCACTTACAAAAGCGATTTGCTTATGACCATTATCTACAAAACGTTTCACCGCTTCTTTTGTTGCTTGTTTGTAATCGATGTTTACAGAAGCAAATTTATTTTCCATATCAACGGCTCCTGCTAAAACTACTGGCGCTGGAGAACGGTCAAATTCTTCTTGTAATTGTTCTGAAATACGTTCGCCCATGTAAATAATTCCGTCCACTTGTTTACCAAGAAGCGTGTTAAGTACTTGAAGTTCTTTATCCTCATTTTCGTCCGAATTGCTGAGGATAATGTTGTATTTATACATTGTCGCAATATCTTCAATCCCACGAGCAAGCTCTGCATAAAACACGTTAGAAATATCTGGAATAATAACACCAACTGTAGTTGTACGTTTGCTCGCTAGGCCTCTAGCTACAGCATTAGGACGATACCCTAATTGATTAATAACATCTAGTACTTTTTTTCTTGTTACTGGTTTAACATTCGGATTGCCGTTCACTACCCGAGATACCGTTGCCATAGAAACATTCGCTTCTCTTGCAACATCATAAATTGTTACATTCATCTCTATTCACTCTCCATATTCATTATTTTAATGGCTCTACCTACCATTGTAAACGTAAACAAACTAGCCTTCCTTTAATAATACGATAACTTTTTTCGATATGCAATTGTTTTTACTCTTTATTTTCATTTATTTTCATATCAAAACGGCATTATTACACAAAATTAAATGCCGATAGAATATGAGTTGTTAATAGCAAAACAAAAAACCTTGGAATCCCAAGGTTTTTTGATGTTACTTTATTTTATGTGGTACTAAATTACTTGCTAAAATTGCATTCCAGAATTCTTCAAATTCAGGAATATCCATTTGTTGTGCAGAATCCGATAATGCAACTGCAGGATCTGGATGAACTTCAGCCATCACGCCATCTGCCTCGATAGCTAGAGCAGCTTTTGCGCATGGAAGTAATAAATCTTTTCGACCAGTAGAATGCGTCACATCAACCATAACTGGTAAATGAGTTTCTTTTTTCAAAATTGGAACGGCAGAAATATCAAGTGTATTTCTTGTCGCTTTTTCATATGTGCGGATACCTCGTTCGCATAAGATGATTTTGCCATTTCCTTGTGACATGATATATTCAGCAGCACCAATGAATTCTTCGATTGTAGCAGATAAACCACGTTTTAGTAAAATGGGTTTGTCCACACGGCCAGCCGCTTTTAGTAATTCGAAGTTTTGCATGTTTCTTGCACCAATTTGAATAACATCTACATAATCAAGTGCAACTTCAATATCAGCCGGCGTAACGATTTCACTAATAACACCTAAACCGTATTCATCAGATACACGTTTTAAAATTTTCAGTCCTTCTAAACCTAATCCTTGGAAGTCATATGGGCTAGTACGAGGTTTAAATGCGCCGCCACGAATAAGTTTTAAGCCTTTCGCTTTAATGGATTCAGCGACCGCAGCAACCTGTTCATAAGATTCCACTGAACATGGACCGAAAACAAATACTGGTTCGCCATTCCCGATTGGCAATCCTTTTACTGTAACTATCGTATCTTCTTTTTTGTTTTTTCTAGAAACGAGTAATGCTTTAGAGTGATCTTCTTCTTGAAGCTCTAATCCCGCTTTAAAAATTTCTTTAAATAATTTTTGAACCGTACTATCTTCAAAAGGTCCTTCATTTGCTGCAAGAATCGTGTTAAGCATTTCTCTTTCACGTAATGGATCAAAACGAAGAGAACCTTGAGTTCCTTTAATTTTGCCAATTTCTTGTACCAAATTAGCGCGTTTGCTAATTAATTCTAGCAAATCAATATTTAATTGATCCACCTGTGTTCTAAGTTCCTCTAAATTTGTATTAACCATTTAACTTCCACCCTTCTAAAAATCTGCTCCAAGATTATTTCTCATTATAGAGGAAAACAGATAATTTGTCACGAATCCACTTTTATACTTAATCGCTTTTAAGCATTAAAGTGAATAATGTAAAACTAATGTTAACATGTTTTAAATCAAATTACAAGCAGATAATGTATTTTTTCCTAATAAAAAAACAGCCCCGTAAGGCTGTTTTTTGAACTAAGTTTATTTTACTTCTTTTTTTACGTCAGAAGCAATTTTTTTCGCTTCGTCTTTGCCTTCATCTACTGCTTTTTTTGCTTCTTTTTTCGCTTTGTCAGCTGCTTTTTCTACATCGTCCGCAGCGTCTTTTGCTTCATTTTTCACAGCGTCTGCCGCTTGTTTCGCAGCTTCTTGGTTTTCTTCTTTGTTTTGTGAAACAACTTCTTTCACGGCTTTGCTTTGTTTAGAAACAGTATCTGCTAATTTACCGGATTTGTCTTTCACTACATCTACAAATCCACCAGCAGAATCAACTAATTTATCTTTTGTTCCTTTGGCTACACCACTGATTTCGATACCTTTTTCATAAGCAACATCTTTCCATTGGTTGCCTTTTTCTTTAATTGTATCAACTTGTGTATTTAAGTCCTCGCGTAGTTCTTTACCTGATTTAGGTGCAAATAGAAGTGCTGCGGCTGAACCAACGATTGCACCAATTAAACCACCGATTAGAAAATCTTTTGTATTAATACCATCTTTTTCTGCCATGTTAAATCCCTCCAAATTATATTAGAAATTAGATTGTTCTGCTGCTTCTTTTGCTGCTTCTTTCGCTGCTTTATTTGCTTTCATCTTTTCTCTAAAAGAAAGAATTGAATTGCTAATTGAGACAGCTTGAGAAATCTTCGCTTCGTTTTGCTCTACTTTGTTTGTTGCGAGTGTTGCTAGTTCGCGAACAGATTGACTTAATCCTAGTAAAGAAGTCCCAATGTCACCAACTGCATCAAAAACTGGATCCACTTTCGCAACTTTGCCATTTACATCTTCTAGAAGTGTATTGGTCTTATCAAGCAATTTTTGTGATTGTCCTGTAATCCCTTGTACTTCTACTGTTATTTTTTCTAACGATTTAGCTACCTCATCCATTGTTTGGGAAGTTGATTTTAACGTTTTTCCCAAGTAGATGGCAATAACTAAAAGCGCAATTGCGGCAATAAGCGCTGCAATATACAAGATTACTATCATCTATCCACACCTCCATATTCCTTTTTCTATACCCTGAGTATTCCCCTCTAAAACTTTCTTCTCTAATGATCTATGTACAAAATACAAAAAAGAAAAGGTATTAGCTTCATTTTAGCAAGTAACTGCCGAAAAATAAACTAATAAGAAAGAAACCGGTTAATTTGTTGTAGAAGGTTGCTTTTAGCGTAATTTGGAGTAAAATAGATACAGGCTGCTTTTTGCCTATTTTTAGTTAAAATTTAGGGAGGTTACAAGATGAGAGACGCAAGAATCGAAAAATTAGCACATAATTTGATTAACTATTCCGTCAAACTTGGCGCTGGAGAAAAAGTATTAATTGAAAACTTCGGTGTTCAAAAAGAATTAGTGATGGCTTTAGTAGAAGAAGCATACAAAGCTGGCGGTTTCCCGTTCGTTTCCTTAAAAGAACCACAAATTGACCGCGCGATGATGCTCGGAGCTGATAGTTCCCAATATGCAAAAATTGCTGAATTCGAAGGCAACGTGATGAAAGAAATGGATGCTTACATAGGTTTACGTGCTGGCGATAACATCAATGAAACATCCGATGTCCCAGCAGATAAATTGAAAATCCACGGAGAAACAGTTGGCAAAATGCATTCTGATATTCGTGTGAAACAAACAAAATGGGTTGTACTTCGCTATCCAAGTTCCTCCATGGCGCAACTTGCCAAAATGAGCACTGCTGGTTTTGAAGATTTCTACTTTGACGTGTGTAACTTAGATTACGGAAAAATGAGTGACGCAATGGATGGATTAGTAGAACTAATGAATAAAACAGATAAAGTACACTTAGTTGGACCAGGAACAGATTTAACATTTAGTATTAAAGATATTCCGGCAATTAAATGTGCTGGCGAAATGAATATCCCCGACGGTGAAGTATTTACTGCACCAGTTCGTGATTCTATCAATGGAACACTTACTTATAACACACCATCTCCTTACCAAGGCTTTACGTTCGAAAATGTATCTTTCACGTTTAAGGATGGAAAAATCATCGAAGCGACTGCGAATGATACAGCTCGTATTAACAAAGTCTTAGATACAGATGAAGGCGCGCGCTTCGTTGGCGAATTCGCTATTGGGGTTAACCCATTCATTCACGAACCAATGCAAGATATTCTTTTTGATGAAAAAATCGAAGGAAGTTTCCACTTTACGCCTGGTCAATGTTACGACGAAGCTTTTAATGGCAACCAATCTGCTATTCACTGGGATTTAGTTAACATTCAACGTGCCGATTACGGCGGCGGCGAAATTTACTTTGATGATGTTCTCATTCGTAAAGATGGTATTTTCGTCCTTCCAGAATTAGAAGCACTTAATCCAGAAAACTTAGTATAAAAAAAAGACGCTTAGGATTAATTCCTAAGCGTTTTTTAGTTTAAACAATTGTTTTTTCACCGGGTTGCCAGTTGATTGGGCACAGTCCACCTGTTTGAAGAGCTTGTAAAACTCTTAAAACTTCATCCACTTCCCGCCCGATATTATTATGGTGCACCACTTCGTACTGGATTTCACCTTTTGGATTGATAATGAAAAGACCGCGCAATGCTACGCCCTCTTCCTCAATTAATACACCGTAATCACTAGCTACTTGATGATTCGTATCCGCAGCGAGTGGGTAGTTTAATCTACCAATACCACCTTCTTTAATCGGTGTATTCGTCCATGCAAGATGCGAGTGAATTGTATCTGTAGAAGCGCCAATTATGCGGGCATTTAATGCATCAAATTCATCTGACCGAGCGGAAATAGCAACAATTTCTGTCGGACAAACAAATGTAAAGTCCATTGGATAGAAAAAGAGAATCGTCCATTTATCGTCTTCTATATTTTTTTCTAGACTTACTTTCCCAAAAGTCTGATTTGGCATAACAGCTTCCATTTCAAATCTTGGAGCTTGTGTGCCTACTAAACGTTCTGCCACTTTTATCCCTCCATTAATTATGTAGTTGTATTTTGTATCACATGATATATTTTAATACACCTAAGAAATACTGTAAAGCTTTATTTATACTAATTACAAACAAGAAAAAAGCACGCCAACGAATCGGCATGCTTTATTTAGTTATTAATTAATCGCGCTTTTTTTCAAATCAGCTTCTGTCAAAACTTCATGATCAAGTACTTTTTCATAAGCGGCTTGGAATTTTTGAACGTCCCCTGCTCCCATGAATAAAATAACAGCTTCTGGGTATTTCAAAAGTTCTTCTGTATGCTCTTCTTTGATAATGTGGTTTCCTTTTGTTTTGTGCGCTAAATCAGCAATCGTTAAATTCCCTGTTTTTTCACGCGCGGAACCAAAGATATCACAAAGATACACTTCATCCGCTAAATTCAAGCTGTCCGCAAAACCTTGTAAGAATGTGCGAGTTCGCGTGAATGTATGCGGCTGAAAAACAGCAACTACTTTTTTGTCAGGATATTTTTGTCTAGCAGCATTTACTGTAGCACGGATTTCTGATGGATGGTGCGCGTAATCATCTACTAATACTTGATTAGCTTTTTCTGTAATACTAAATCTTCTTTTGACACCTTCGAAAGTTTTTAATTCCTTTTTCACGTCTTCCACTGGTAGACCTTCATAATCACAAAGTGCAATAACACTTAAGGCATTTAATACATTATGGTCTCCGTAAGCTGGAATTTCAAACGAACCTAAGAACTCGCCGCGATGATACACGTCGAATTTTGTTCCAGTTGTTTCTTTGATTACATTTTTAGCTTGGAATTCGTTTTCCTCGCCAAAACCAAAGTAAATAATCGGTATATCTAAAGTAAGCTTACGTAATTCAGCATCGTCCCCTAAGGCAAATACAGCTTTTTTCACTTGTTTACCCAGTGTTTCGAATGCGTTAAATACATCATCCACGCTCTTGAAATAGTCTGGATGATCCCAATCAATATTCGTCATAATTGCATACGTAGGTTTATAAGCAAGGAAATGACGTTGATATTCACACGCTTCAAGTGCAAAATATTCCGCTCCTTTTGTCCCGCTTCCAGTACCATCACCGATTAAATAAGAAGTTGGACGAATCGCACCAACAACATGCGAAAGTAAACCAGTTGTCGACGTTTTACCATGAGAACCAGTTATCGCAATACTTGTATAGCCATCAATTAATTGACCTAAAAATTTATGATATCGAATCACCGGAAGCCCAAGCTCCAGTGCACGCTCAATTTCTTCATGTGTATCTGGGAATGCATTCCCAGCAATAATTGTTAGGCCTTCTTGAATATTATCAGCCGAAAAAGTCATAATCGGAATTTGCTTTTCTTCTAATGCTTTTTGTGTAAAGAAATATTTATCCACATCGCTGCCTTGCACTTGGAAACCTTTATCATGCAGGATTTGAGCAAGTGCACTCATCCCTGACCCTTTTATTCCAACAAAATGATAGATAGTCATTATTTGAACCCCCATTAATTTATCTTGAAGAGGGTGCCTAAAAAAAACATGTTAACTGTTAAGCACCAAGTCTTAACTTTGAAAACAGTATAAAGTCTCCGTTTTCTAGACATCATCTTACGTTCTAATTGTGTTTTATGTTTGAATTCTAGTTGAGTCAATAATTCACCAGCTTATTATATCACTTTCCATGTAAATAGAAAAATCTTTCAGCGAATATAAGCGAAATTACTCATGAAAATAGCCATTATTTGTAAAACTAATTAAGTAATATGTTAGTTTAGTACTACAAAATTAAGATTCTTTGTTTCGCAACTTAGCTAATTGGTCCTTTGTAATAATAACATCTCGCGGTTTGGAACCATTTATCCCAGAAACAATTTGATGATTTTCAAGGGATTCCATTAATCTCGCCGCTCGGTTATAACCAATTCTAAAATGTCTTTGCAACAAGGATGTTGAGGCAGCATTTTGGCTTAAAACAAAGTCACACGCTTCTTCAAATAATTCATCGGTATTTTCTTTTGCCGTTTCTTTTACAAGTAATTCTTGTTCTTCAAAGATATAATCGGCCTCGCCTTGACTCCGAACATGAGCAACAACTGCATCAATCTCTTCATCACTAACGAAGGTTCCTTGTAAACGCACTGGCTTACTTGCACCACTTGGTAAGAAGAGCATGTCCCCTTTTCCGAGTAATTTTTCTGCTCCGCTTGCATCTAAAATCGTTCTAGAGTCGATTTGAGAAGATACAGAGAACGAAACACGTGTAGGGATATTCGCCTTAATGAGACCTGTAATAACGTCTACAGATGGGCGCTGTGTCGCTACAATCATATGAATGCCACAAGCTCTTGCTTTTTGTGCGATGCGGCTAATGGATTCTTCTACATCATTTGGCGCAACCATCATCAAATCAGCTAATTCATCAATCACAATTAAAATATAAGGTAATTTCTCCCCTGTATGATCTGGGTGACTAGCGTATTCATTATATTTCTCCATATTCCTAACGCCTGTATGGCTAAATAATTGATAGCGACGTTCCATTTCTTCTACCGCCCATTTTAAAGCGACAGTAGCTGCTTTGGCATCCGTAATAACTGGACTCACAAGATGTGGTATCCGGTTGTACGGAGCTAATTCGACCATCTTAGGGTCAATCAAAAGTAGTTTCAATTGGTCTGGCGTTGCTTTGTAAAGTAAACTTACTAGCAATGAATTGATACAAACACTTTTCCCTGACCCTGTAGCTCCAGCGATTAAACCGTGGGGCATTTTTTGTAAATCAGTAATAATTGGCGTTCCCGAGATATCTAGCCCGAGTGCCGCTGTGAGCGGTGATGTAGATGACTGAAAAGCTTCCGTATTCATCAATTCAGAAAGCATTACGGGACGACTTGTCTGATTCGGAATTTCTATCCCTACTGTACTCTTACCAGGTATCGGCGCCTCAATCCGTATATCTTTCGCTGCTAAATTTAATTTAATATCATCCGTTAAATTAGTGATTTTGCTAACTTTAACGCCTTTTTCAGGTTGCACTTCAAATCTAGTTACTGCTGGACCTTGTGTACGGTTAACTACACTAGCTTGTACGTTGAAATTTTCCAAGGTTTCATCTAGCATCTCTTGCTGCATTTGTAGCCATGAGTCGTCTTCTCGTTTGGAGACTGGCGGATGGAGCAAACTAAACGACGGAAATTCATAGTTCGTTGGGTAAGAGACTGTCGCTACTTGCGCTTCTCGAACAGTATTCGTTTGTTCTGCTTCTACCTCAACTGGTTGTTGCCCATTTATTTCCTGTGCTTCTTCTTTTCGAAGTGCTTGTTTGTCTTTCTTTACCATCATGACATTAAATGGAATTCTGCTTTTTAGCAATTGTTCTTGTCTATTTGATTCTACTTGTTTGCTTCTAGTAGTTGTTTTCGTTTGCGCCGGCTCTTCCGTTATAAGGGAAACGCGTGCTGGTTCTTGCTGTTCTACTGGTTCTGGGGTTACTTTCACTTCTGGTGGCTCCGTAATGACTTCTTCCGTCACTGGCACTGACACAATCTCTTCTTCTATTTGACGATTTAGCTCTGTGTCAAAAGCAATTGTTTCCGCTTCTGCTGAATCTAATAAATCTACTGGAGTAATAGTTAAATCTTCTTGTATTGTACTAAGTTCTTCTGCTTCTGTTACAGCAAACTCAAATTTACTTGGTCGTTTATTAAAGGCATAAACAGGCGAAGGTACATCCGTCGCTGTAAAAGGTCGTTTTCTTGTTTCCTCTTTTACTGGTTGCGTTTCTGCCGCTTGTCTTTTTGTTATTGGTTGTTTTTTTGGTTGAATTGGTTGGCTTTTTTGTTTATCTGGAATTAACGGAAAACGAAATTCGCCTTTTGGATACTGGTATACCATTTGCGTTTTCATTTGTCGTTTCACTGGTTGCATATGTTTTTGTTTTGGAACTGTTTTGTAAGCAACTGGTCGTTCGTTCCTTATAGTACGTTCTTTCGTTTTAATTGCTGTTACATTTGATTTTGGCACTACTTCTGGTGCTCGTTGTTTTGCTTTCTTTTCTACTTTTCGTGAAGACGTATCTTCGTATGTATCTATTTCTTCATCCATATCGCCAAAGAAAAAATCTTTAAACCATCCCATTCATTATCACCCTAAATTTAATTTTCTTGTTTGATTTTAACAGACAAAAACAAAATAATCTATGACAAAATTGTGAATTCGCCTTTTTTCGAGCCATATTCGTTATAATACCTTGGTAATAGAGGGTTCAAACGTGGTATAAGTTTTTGTTATAAAGGTAAAATTGATTCATTTTTGTGCGATTTATGCATATTTTGTATACAATTAACATTTTATCGTTCTACATTTAAGGCGTTTTCACAATATCTAATAAATAGCAACTAAAAAAGCGCCCGATATAGCATCAGACGCTCAAAATTAAACATTTATTTAGAAATTAACAGGAAAAGCTTCTCCAACCACAGCCGATTCCTCCAGAACCATAATCCCCTTTTCCGTAGGCGCATCAGGAATCGCAAGTTCACGCGCAGCACATACCATGCCGAAAGAATCTTCTCCTCGCAAATTAGATGGTTTGATAATTAAACCACTTGGCATAACCGCACCGATTTTTGCAACAACTACTTTTTGACCAGCGTCAATGTTCGGGGCACCGCATACAATTTGCAATACTTCATCCCCTACATTGATTTTACATACATTTAATTTATCTGCATTAGGATGTTTTTCTTTCGATTCCACATAACCGACGACGAATTTAGGAGATAAATCAGCCACGATTTCCGGTTCGAATCCAGCTTTTTCAATTACTTGATTCATTTGCGCTACTAATTCCTCCGTCAAATCCACCTTACCATTTGCAGTAATATTAAAATAGTTGGAGCTATTAAAGATGTTATATCCCGCCAACTCTTTTGTTTCACGATCAAAAATTCGCGCTACATCACCGCGGCGTTCCCATTCACGATTTTCAAACGTTACTTCGCCTGTTTCAATTAGTAGAGTGTCCCCTACCCCTTCTTTGTTATAAAATGCGTTTACTATCACGTTTTCTACTCCTTTAATCTGTTTTTTGCCATTATAAATATCGGTTCAAGTTTACCATTATTATAGACAAATGGCAAAGAGGTAATTGGTACAAGCCCATCCGCAAAAAAGTCCATCGTCATATGAGCCAGAACATCGTAACCTGTATTATCTTGGATATCCCCGATAATTAAAACGTCTTGATGCGGTACGGCAAGCACCATTTCCCCCGTTAACTTCTCGCGCATTTCGCGAAGGAACGCTTCATTCAACAATCTACTAGCATCGTAACCATCATTTGTGCGAACGAAATAAAAGTCATTACCATTAACAGAATCTTTTTTTAGCGGGATTTCTAGATTCGCTAAATTATTAAAAGCAACTTCTCTTATTTC from Listeria monocytogenes ATCC 19117 encodes the following:
- the murC gene encoding UDP-N-acetylmuramate--L-alanine ligase — translated: MTIYHFVGIKGSGMSALAQILHDKGFQVQGSDVDKYFFTQKALEEKQIPIMTFSADNIQEGLTIIAGNAFPDTHEEIERALELGLPVIRYHKFLGQLIDGYTSIAITGSHGKTSTTGLLSHVVGAIRPTSYLIGDGTGSGTKGAEYFALEACEYQRHFLAYKPTYAIMTNIDWDHPDYFKSVDDVFNAFETLGKQVKKAVFALGDDAELRKLTLDIPIIYFGFGEENEFQAKNVIKETTGTKFDVYHRGEFLGSFEIPAYGDHNVLNALSVIALCDYEGLPVEDVKKELKTFEGVKRRFSITEKANQVLVDDYAHHPSEIRATVNAARQKYPDKKVVAVFQPHTFTRTRTFLQGFADSLNLADEVYLCDIFGSAREKTGNLTIADLAHKTKGNHIIKEEHTEELLKYPEAVILFMGAGDVQKFQAAYEKVLDHEVLTEADLKKSAIN
- a CDS encoding DNA translocase FtsK — encoded protein: MGWFKDFFFGDMDEEIDTYEDTSSRKVEKKAKQRAPEVVPKSNVTAIKTKERTIRNERPVAYKTVPKQKHMQPVKRQMKTQMVYQYPKGEFRFPLIPDKQKSQPIQPKKQPITKRQAAETQPVKEETRKRPFTATDVPSPVYAFNKRPSKFEFAVTEAEELSTIQEDLTITPVDLLDSAEAETIAFDTELNRQIEEEIVSVPVTEEVITEPPEVKVTPEPVEQQEPARVSLITEEPAQTKTTTRSKQVESNRQEQLLKSRIPFNVMMVKKDKQALRKEEAQEINGQQPVEVEAEQTNTVREAQVATVSYPTNYEFPSFSLLHPPVSKREDDSWLQMQQEMLDETLENFNVQASVVNRTQGPAVTRFEVQPEKGVKVSKITNLTDDIKLNLAAKDIRIEAPIPGKSTVGIEIPNQTSRPVMLSELMNTEAFQSSTSPLTAALGLDISGTPIITDLQKMPHGLIAGATGSGKSVCINSLLVSLLYKATPDQLKLLLIDPKMVELAPYNRIPHLVSPVITDAKAATVALKWAVEEMERRYQLFSHTGVRNMEKYNEYASHPDHTGEKLPYILIVIDELADLMMVAPNDVEESISRIAQKARACGIHMIVATQRPSVDVITGLIKANIPTRVSFSVSSQIDSRTILDASGAEKLLGKGDMLFLPSGASKPVRLQGTFVSDEEIDAVVAHVRSQGEADYIFEEQELLVKETAKENTDELFEEACDFVLSQNAASTSLLQRHFRIGYNRAARLMESLENHQIVSGINGSKPRDVIITKDQLAKLRNKES
- the ytpR gene encoding YtpR family tRNA-binding protein is translated as MIVNAFYNKEGVGDTLLIETGEVTFENREWERRGDVARIFDRETKELAGYNIFNSSNYFNITANGKVDLTEELVAQMNQVIEKAGFEPEIVADLSPKFVVGYVESKEKHPNADKLNVCKINVGDEVLQIVCGAPNIDAGQKVVVAKIGAVMPSGLIIKPSNLRGEDSFGMVCAARELAIPDAPTEKGIMVLEESAVVGEAFPVNF